GCGATCCTGCTTCGACAGCGTGTCCTGCTGGCTGCGCTTGTTGAGTCGGTCGAAGATCGAGAACGACACCTCGACCAGCGAGCTGCGATCGCTGAGATTGACCGGCGGCAACGACACATCCACCGCGAGAATGTGGTCGGGCGAAAGCGTTCGCGCGGTGCTGACCGGCAGATTGCTGGCGAGCCCGCCGTCCACCAGCAGGGTGTTGCTGTCGGGCACCGCCGGGAACAGCGGCGGGATGCTGATCGAGGCGCGCACCGCCCGGGCGACGCTGCCGGCGCCAAACACGATCGGATTGGTGGTCTCGGCGTCGGTGCCCACACACCGGAACGGAATCGGCAACCGATCGAAGTCACCCCGCGCGATTCCTTCGGCGCGCAGGAAATATTCAGCCAGCATGAAATTGAGATAGGTGTCGTCGACCACGCCCGAGGGCAGATGGAGCTGCAGCCCCTCGCCGATCAGGGCCAGCCACGGCTGCGGCACGATCGTGTCGCGCCACTCGAAGCGCTCGCGCTGGTTTCCGAACACTGCGTCCCAGTCGGTGTGCCGCACCATTTCGCCGATCTGGCTGCTGGAGTAGCCGGTGGCGTAGAGCGCGCCGATCAAGGCGCCCATGCTGGTGCCGCAGACCAGGCCGGGCCGGATGCCCTCTTCCTCGAGCGCCCGCAGCACGCCGATGTGGGCGAGGCCGCGCGCCGCGCCGCCCGACAGCACCAGCGCCCATTGCGGATGCGGCGGCTGAGTCGGCGGGAGCGCGAGTTTCGCTGACGAGCTGGAGTCGGGCCGCGAAGCCTGCGCCCATGCGGCCGATGCCGACAGCGCCATCGCCGCGGCGATGAGCATTGGAACCCGGACGATGCGGGTGCAAGCCAGCATCCGCCGATCCTGCGCCGTGGATTCGGTGCGTGCAACAGTGCTCAGTGGTCGCGGGCGCCGCGCAGGGTTCGAGCGATCTCCACCGGACTCACCCAGAACAGCCAGGCGTGGCTCTTCTGCACGCTGTCATCCTCGAATCTTCGCTGCGATTCGCTGTACTGGAAGCCGCCCATTGCGCCGAGTGGCAGCGCAAGGGCATAGCCCCAGTCGTGGCCGTTGTCGTCCTGGCCGAGTCGCAGGAAGGCGACGTTGGCGAAACCCAGCTCGCCGCCGAGGTGGCTCGCGTCATCGAACGTGGGGCCGTCGCCCGCCGTGATGAACTCCCGATCCCACGCGCCGCCGATGGACACCAGAGGATCGAGCCCCGGAGCGACCCAGACCGGCATTCGCTTGCGCCACGACGCGGGGTGATCGAGCGCGAAGCGCGCCGCGAGGCTGTGGCGGTGGGGGCGATTGACCGGTGAGGACTGGTTGAAGCTTGCATCATTCGCGTTCTGGACCGAGTAGGCGTAGGCGGCCTCGATTCGCGCCGGAATGCCGCCCGAGCCCAGCTGCATCGGTAGCGTGCCGCGCGCGAGCACGCCCCAGTCCTCGCCCGTCGTGTGAACGACAAGGGACGGGTCGGTACTGAACTTGTCGGTCTTGTGGTTGTACCCGACGACGACGTCCGCGTACCGGGAGATCGCGGGCGGCTCTTGCCCTCGGAGCCCCGCGACAGTGCTCAGGATACGTGAAACGCTCAAGCCCATGCCCCACGACTGGGTCTCTTCCGAGACGTCGAAATCGCCCAGACCGGACACCGAAAGAAAGAGCGAAGACTCGAACTGGGCCAGCCCCGAGAACGGCGGTCCGGCGGTGGCGAGTCCGACGCCGCCGTACCCAAGGGTCAAGCGGCGCGCTTTGCTGTCCGAGGCGAAGGTCCCGCGAGCCGCGTCCTCGTACGCGATGCCCTCGACGAATCCCAGTAGCGCCGGATTCGCCCAGTAGTTCGGGTTCTGTCCCCAAAAGACGGCGCCTGACGCGCCGCCCATTGCCTGCGAGCGCACCGAGGGGTCGACCGCAAACCCGACGACCGTGAGGCCCGCGTTCCCGAAGATGTTCGCCGCGCGCACGGGTGACGCGAGCACGAAGCTCGCGAGCGCTCCCGTGACGGACGCCACGGCACACCATGGCCGTGAGCGAATCGACTTCCGCGGCCCCGCCATCGTCAGCTCACGGTGGCCTCGGGCGCCGATTCCCCGGCGAGGAACTGCTCCTCGTAGAGCCGGGTATAGAGCCCGCCGCGCTCCAGGAGCTGCGCGTGAGTTCCGCGCTCGATGATGCGCCCCTTGTCCATCACCAGGATCAGTCCGGCACGCAGCACGGTGCTCAGCCGATGCGCGATCACCAGGCTGCTGCGGCCGGCCAGCACTGCCTCGAGCGCGTCGCGAATCAGGGCCTCGGAACGGGAGTCGAGCGCCGAGGTGGCTTCGTCGAGGATCAGCAGCCGGGGATCGCGCAGCACCACGCGCGCGAGCGCCAGTCGCTGGCGTTCGCCGCCGGAGAGTTTGTAGCCGCGCTCGCCGACCAGCGTGTCGAAACCCTGGGGAAGCGCGGTGACCACGTCGAGCACCTGCGCGATCCGGCAGGCGCGCTCGAGCTCTTCACGCTTCGCGTCGGCCTTGGCGTAGCGCAGGTTCTCGGCGATCGTGGCGTGGAACAGCGTGGTCTCCTGAGTGACCTTGGCGGTCCAGCGCGAGAGATCGGCGAGCGCCAGGTCGCGCAGATCGACGCCATCGAAGCGCACCATGCCCTGCGTCGGATCGTAGAGACGCGTCGCCAGATAGGTGACGGTGGTCTTGCCCGAGCCGCTCGGTCCCACCAGCGCCACCATCTGCCCGGGCGCGATCTCGAACGATAGATCCTCGACCGTCCAGGGCGGACCCTGGCCCGAATAGCTCATGCTCACGTGCTCGAACGCGAGCGCACCGCGAGGCGCGGCGATGCGCTTCGGCTGCTCGGGATCGGTGATCTCGATCGGCAGATCGAGGTAGTCGAAGATGCGGCGGAACACGGCACCGGCGCTCAGCACGTCGACCTGGGCATTGACCAGTGCGGTGCACGGCATGTAGAGCCGGCCGAGGTAGCTCACGAACGCGACGATCGTACCGATCGAGATCGCTCCGCCAATCGCCTCGTGGCCGCCGATCCAGTAAATGAGCGCCGGCCCGACCGAGGCGAACAGCATGATGAAGGCGAGGAACCAGCGCCCGACCGTGCCCTGCCGCACCTGCAGGTCGCGCACCGCTTGCGATTTCTCGCTGAAGCGCCGGCGCTCGTAGTCTTGCGCTCCGAACAGCCGTACCAGCAGGAAGCCGCTCACCGACAGCGCCTCCTGGATCACGTTCGCGATCTCCGACATCTTCTCCTGGGTGGCGGAGGCGATCTTGCCGCGCAACTGACCGACGCGACG
This genomic interval from Candidatus Sulfotelmatobacter sp. contains the following:
- a CDS encoding ABC transporter ATP-binding protein produces the protein LLDLLIAGMIGAPVLASLLGVWQSYLATLMGQDVMHEIRVDMFDRLLRQSLRFFTNTKSGEIVSRLQNDVGSVQGVVTGTMVNLVSNVLVVASTLFVIFRIDWRLSLVAVAVLPFFILPTRRVGQLRGKIASATQEKMSEIANVIQEALSVSGFLLVRLFGAQDYERRRFSEKSQAVRDLQVRQGTVGRWFLAFIMLFASVGPALIYWIGGHEAIGGAISIGTIVAFVSYLGRLYMPCTALVNAQVDVLSAGAVFRRIFDYLDLPIEITDPEQPKRIAAPRGALAFEHVSMSYSGQGPPWTVEDLSFEIAPGQMVALVGPSGSGKTTVTYLATRLYDPTQGMVRFDGVDLRDLALADLSRWTAKVTQETTLFHATIAENLRYAKADAKREELERACRIAQVLDVVTALPQGFDTLVGERGYKLSGGERQRLALARVVLRDPRLLILDEATSALDSRSEALIRDALEAVLAGRSSLVIAHRLSTVLRAGLILVMDKGRIIERGTHAQLLERGGLYTRLYEEQFLAGESAPEATVS